Proteins from a single region of Corvus hawaiiensis isolate bCorHaw1 chromosome 6, bCorHaw1.pri.cur, whole genome shotgun sequence:
- the MGAT2 gene encoding alpha-1,6-mannosyl-glycoprotein 2-beta-N-acetylglucosaminyltransferase: MRLRVYKRKVLLLALALALCALALWGTGGGGRRRQQQQQQQQLQQQQQQQQQRGGPGSTGEPPRVSEPPPPVARRPAANASAAVAAEVLSENATLSYRSLVYRLNFDQPVRNAGRFPARPDVVLVVQVHDRAEHLRLLLESLRRAAGVENVLLVLSHDLWAEELNRLAARVDFCPVLQVFFPFSIQLYPREFPGHDPRDCPRDVGKAAALRLGCINAEFPDSFGHYREARFAQTKHHWWWKLHFVWERVRALREHAGPVLFLEEDHYLAPDFYHVLKQLWALRQRECPECQLVSLGTYSPVRGGFAGRADKVEMKTWKSTEHNMGMAFGRDTYQKLIECTDAFCTYDDYNWDWTLQHLTVSCLPKFWKVLVPEIPRIFHTGDCGMHHKKSCRPSTQSAKIDSLLNSNQQYLFPEVMSVSKRYSMAPLSPHVKNGGWGDIRDHELCKSYRRLQ; the protein is encoded by the coding sequence ATGCGGCTGCGCGTCTACAAGCgcaaggtgctgctgctggcgctgGCGCTGGCGCTCTGCGCCCTGGCGCTCTGGGGcaccggcggcggcgggcggcggcggcagcagcagcagcagcagcagcagctgcagcagcagcagcagcagcagcagcagcggggcgGTCCCGGTAGCACCGGGGAGCCGCCGCGGGTTAGCGAACCCCCGCCGCCGGTggcgcgccgccccgccgccaACGCGTCGGCCGCCGTGGCGGCGGAGGTGCTGTCCGAGAACGCGACGCTGAGTTACCGCTCGCTCGTGTACCGCCTGAACTTCGACCAGCCGGTGCGGAACGCCGGGCGCTTCCCGGCGCGGCCCGACGTGGTGCTCGTGGTGCAGGTGCACGACCGCGCCGAGCACCTGCGGCTGCTGCTCGAGTCGctgcggcgggcggcgggcgtGGAGAAcgtgctgctggtgctgagccACGACCTGTGGGCCGAGGAGCTGAACCGGCTGGCGGCCCGCGTGGACTTCTGCCCGGTGCTGCAGGTGTTCTTCCCGTTCAGCATCCAGCTGTACCCGCGCGAGTTCCCGGGCCACGACCCCCGCGACTGCCCCCGCGACGTGGGCAAGGCGGCGGCGCTGCGCCTGGGCTGCATCAACGCCGAGTTCCCCGACTCGTTCGGGCACTACCGCGAGGCGCGGTTCGCGCAGACCAAGCACCACTGGTGGTGGAAGCTGCACTTCGTGTGGGAGCGCGtgcgggcgctgcgggagcaCGCGGGGCCCGTGCTGTTCCTGGAGGAGGATCATTACCTGGCGCCCGACTTCTACCACGTCCTCaagcagctctgggccctgcGCCAGcgcgagtgccccgagtgccaGCTCGTGTCCCTGGGCACCTACAGCCCCGTGCGGGGCGGCTTCGCCGGCCGCGCCGACAAGGTGGAGATGAAGACGTGGAAGTCCACGGAGCACAACATGGGCATGGCCTTCGGCAGAGACACGTACCAGAAGCTCATCGAGTGCACGGACGCCTTCTGCACCTACGATGACTACAACTGGGactggactctgcagcacttgACTGTCTCTTGTCTTCCAAAGTTCTGGAAAGTGCTGGTTCCCGAAATCCCCAGGATTTTTCACACGGGGGACTGTGGCATGCACCACAAGAAATCCTGCAGACCGTCCACCCAGAGTGCCAAAATCGACTCTCTCTTGAACAGCAACCAACAGTACCTGTTTCCCGAGGTGATGAGTGTCAGTAAAAGGTACTCCAtggctcccctgtcccctcacGTCAAGAACGGAGGGTGGGGAGACATCAGGGACCACGAACTCTGTAAGAGTTACCGCAGACTCCAGTGA
- the DNAAF2 gene encoding protein kintoun translates to MAGAGRLHDLNLSAEEAERLQRAFRDERFRTLFAEYAAELTDPEQRRLYEEEVAALERERGVEVRFVHPTPGFVLRTSQAGSRRCYINVCSNALMGEPRARAERGGQRWELPYSLAPGREELRPAGRRRLLYDVVFHPAALRLAARSARFRRLLCDTALEAVERHCGVGLDRNNATVLRGVSYKGVPQAPILRSPLPGGAPKPPDDGDSPLPPFPFPPAPGGSSPAAPPPPSGPTTPRWSIRHRSYVDLQDYRHCRDSAPSPVPRELVVTVELPLLRSAEQAELEIRGRELRLDSHCPAYRLRLHLPYDVDERGGRAAFNRAQRQLQVTLPVVPPPGLREPPAPVEEQLEGAEPAAEGPAEAEAAEAGGGAAPPPERGPGGAARSTWGGGEPGDPPAEPPADPPAGPSAESLAEPAAERPVEPLCDPPADPLTEPLAETPLDPTSEPFADSPAEPATDPTSEPPAESPADPTTDPRSEPFTEPATDPLAGPPADPPAEPPTEPPDLPLPRSAAASPVASPEPAMPSGNTPPQASEGHPSEMATCPPFRARQDEASLTLLLLVPGIQPQSLHGDVGTHHYSLSFCTDSGAFALFLQFPPAARLVSPESSVSVSAHNAVVGLAKAPGSTGLWEKFSFGLDPSALQERLFVSEENVDGFLGTAFCPSPCSQSALESQPLIEVLDVTEDRIQIRVEPQERDAEGTLGSSGGALAGKTNSNYPETKAETNCPAAEERAAGSTPAPTAETIGKVGCASHHCLQHEPPDTSSAIPGGSGRKEPDLESAAAAGDTAPAPGSGKQGKLMAGRDEEPPPELGSRAGSPILREVNPEDGSVRILRDHRTHCPVVFHNSLLYELD, encoded by the exons atggcgggcgcggggcggctgCATGACCTAAACCTCAGCGCCGAGGAGGCGGAGCGGCTCCAGCGCGCCTTCCGCGACGAGCGGTTCCGCACGCTGTTCGCCGAGTACGCGGCCGAGCTGACCGACCCCGAGCAGCGCCGGCTATACGAGGAGGAGGTGGCGGCGCTGGAGCGGGAGCGCGGCGTGGAGGTGCGCTTCGTGCACCCGACGCCGGGCTTCGTGCTACGGACGAGCCAGGCGGGCTCCCGCCGCTGCTACATCAATGTCTGCAGCAACGCGCTGATGGGGGAGCCGCGGGCCCGCGCCGAGCGCGGCGGACAGCGCTGGGAGCTGCCCTACAGCCTGGCCCCGGGCCGCGAGGAGCTgcgccccgccggccgccgccgcctcctgtACGACGTGGTGTTCCACCCGGCCGCGCTGCGCCTGgccgcccgcagcgcccgctTCCGCCGCCTGCTCTGCGATACGGCGCTGGAGGCTGTGGAGAGGCACTGCGGGGTGGGGCTGGACCGCAACAACGCCACCGTCCTGCGAGGAGTCTCCTACAAGGGCGTCCCGCAGGCACCCATCCTCCGCTCCCCGCTGCCCGGCGGCGCCCCAAAGCCACCCGACGACGGAGACTCCCCGCTGCCGCCCTTCCCCTTCCCGCCCGCCCCCGGAGGCTCCtcgcccgccgcgcccccgccgccctccGGCCCCACCACGCCGCGCTGGAGCATCCGCCACCGCTCCTACGTGGACCTGCAGGACTACCGGCACTGCCGCGACTCGGCGCCCAGCCCGGTGCCGCGGGAGCTGGTTGTGACGGTGGAGCTACCGCTGCTGCGCTCTGCCGAGCAGGCGGAGCTGGAGATTCGCGGGCGGGAGCTGCGGCTGGACTCGCACTGTCCCGCCTACCGCCTGCGGCTCCACCTCCCCTACGACGTGGACgagcgcggcgggcgggccGCTTTCAACCGGGCCCAGCGGCAGCTGCAGGTGACGCTACCCGTGGTGCCGCCGCCCGGCCTGCGGGAACCGCCGGCCCCGGtcgaggagcagctggagggggCCGAGCCCGCTGCCGAGGGGCCGGCAGAGGCAGAGGCGGCAGAggcgggcggcggagcggcTCCTCCCCCGGAACGCGGCCCTGGCGGCGCGGCCCGAAGCACGTGGGGCGGCGGGGAGCCCGGTGACCCACCCGCCGAACCCCCCGCTGACCCACCCGCTGGTCCGTCTGCCGAGTCCCTCGCTGAACCAGCCGCTGAACGCCCCGTAGAACCACTTTGTGATCCACCCGCTGATCCCCTCACTGAACCCCTGGCTGAAACTCCCCTTGATCCAACCTCTGAGCCCTTTGCTGACTCCCCTGCTGAACCTGCCACTGATCCAACCTCTGAACCCCCTGCTGAATCCCCCGCTGATCCAACCACTGACCCCCGCTCTGAACCCTTCACCGAACCTGCCACTGATCCCCTCGCTGGTCCACCGGCTGATCCACCCGCAGAACCACCCACCGAGCCCCCGGACCTGCCACTGCCccgctccgctgctgcttccccCGTGGCCAGCCCCGAGCCAGCCATGCCCAGCGGGAACACCCCTCCGCAGGCCTCAGAGGGCCACCCCAGCGAGATGGCCACGTGCCCTCCCTTCCGTGCCCGGCAGGACGAGGCGTCCCTCACGCTGCTCCTGCTCGTGCCCGGcatccagccccagagcctccACGGGGACGTGGGCACCCACCACTACAGCCTCAGCTTCTGCACCGACAGCGGTGCCTTCGCCCTGTTCCTGCAGTTCCCTCCCGCAGCCAGGCTCGTGTCCCCCGAGAGCAGCGTCAGCGTCTCTGCCCACAACGCCGTGGTGGGGCTCGCCAAAGCCCCCGGCAGCACCGGGCTCTGGGAGAAGTTCAGCTTCGGCCTCGacccctcagctctgcag gAAAGGTTGTTTGTCAGTGAAGAGAACGTTGATGGATTTCTAGGCACtgctttctgcccttccccttgCTCCCAATCAGCACTGGAAAGCCAGCCATTAATTGAAGTGCTGGATGTTACTGAGGACAGAATTCAAATCAGGGTGGAG CCACAGGAACGCGATGCAGAGGGAACACTTGGCAGCTCAGGGGGAGCCCTTGCTGGAAAGACCAACAGCAACTACCCTGAAACAAAGGCAGAAACAAACTGTCCTGCAGCTGAGGAACGTGCTGCAGGATccaccccagctcccacagctgaAACAATAGGAAAAGTAGGCTGTGCTTCACACCATTGTTTGCAGCATGAACCTCCTGACACCAGTTCAGCGATTCCTGGCGGATCTGGGAGAAAGGAGCCCGATTTAgaaagtgctgctgcagcaggagatacggccccggccccaggctctggaaaacaaggaaaactgaTGGCGGGTCGGGATGAGGAGCCacccccagagctgggcagcagggcaggctcCCCCATCCTGCGGGAGGTGAACCCCGAGGACGGGAGCGTGCGGATCCTGCGGGATCACCGAACGCACTGCCCCGTCGTGTTCCACAATTCTTTGCTCTATGAGTTGGATTAG
- the LRR1 gene encoding leucine-rich repeat protein 1 isoform X1, with the protein MRLQCEVEVLSRLLPTYGLRGRGRAARALLSLGRPPGAAGAGIYLMVCTARDRGGARYKVQQNVERLFTRFVEEGKATVRLREPAVDLCLSKANVINLKTFLSAVRLAHQGSDTGVLPLSPLVPAKNSDVEKPKTKMIITSRRDYPLTKSFPFSLEHLQTSYCKLARIDTRVLCLKKLRKLDLSHNHIKQLPATLGDLVCLQELDLHDNHLEAFSGALCSSSLQKSLQFLDLSQNQIQALPIEFCQLRGLVQLRLDDNALLRLPCRIGQLSHLRFLSAARNKLPFLPSDFRKLCLENLDLFGNPFEQPNPLVPNIQLKIPLTLLECAARATVNHRIPYGCHLLPSHLCKDLEVAKTCRCGSACLSSFIQITVTMNLHHVAHTVVLVDNMGGTEAPILCYFCSLDCYSQFLDRHLQSNG; encoded by the exons ATGCGGCTGCAGTGCGAGGTGGAGGTGCTCAGCCGGCTCCTGCCCACCTACGGgctgcggggccgcggccgcgcgGCGCGGGCGCTGCTGTCGCTCGGGCGCCCGCCCGGCGCTGCCGGTGCAGGGATTTACCTCATGGTGTGCACGGCGCGGGACCGCGGCGGGGCTCGGTACAAG GTGCAGCAGAACGTGGAGCGGCTCTTCACGCGCTTCGTGGAGGAGGGGAAGGCCACGGTGCGGCTGCGGGAGCCCGCGGTGGATCTGTGCCTCAGCAAG GCAAATGTGATCAATTTAAAGACTTTCCTTTCAGCCGTGAGACTGGCTCACCAAGGCAGTGACACCGGAGTTCTCCCTCTCTCACCTCTGGTCCCAGCAAAGAACTCTGACGTGGAGAAACCCAAGACCAAAATGATCATCACTTCCAGGAGGGACTATCCCCTCACCAAGAgcttccccttctccctggagcacctgcagACCTCGTACTGCAAACTGGCCAGGATCGACACGAGGGTGCTGTGCCTGAAGAAGCTCCGCAAGCTGGACCTGAGCCACAACCACATCAAGCAGCTGCCAGCCACCCTGGGGGACCTGGTGTGTCTGCAGGAGCTCGACCTGCACGACAACCACCTGGAGGCCTTCAGCGGGgccctgtgcagctccagcctgcagaAATCCCTGCAGTTCCTGGACCTGAGCCAGAACCAGATCCAGGCGCTGCCCATTGAGTTCTGCCAGCTGCGGGGCCTGGTGCAGCTGAGGCTCGACGACAACGCCCTGCTGCGCCTGCCCTGCAGGATCGGGCAGCTGAGCCACCTGCGCTTCCTGTCGGCAGCACGCAACAAGCTGCCCTTCCTGCCCAGTGACTTCAGGAAACTCTGTCTGGAGAACCTGGATCTCTTTGGGAATCCTTTTGAGCAGCCCAATCCGCTGGTTCCCAACATCCAGCTGAAAATCCCATTGACTCTGTTGGAGTGTGCTGCCAGGGCCACCGTCAATCACAG AATCCCTTACGGCTGTcacctcctcccttcccaccttTGCAAGGATCTGGAAGTGGCCAAAACGTGCCGGTGTGGGAGCGCCTGCCTGAGCAGCTTCATCCAGATCACGGTGACCATGAACCTGCACCATGTGGCCCACACCGTGGTGCTCGTGGATAACATGGGAGGCACGGAAGCTCCCATCCTCTGCTACTTCTGCTCCCTGGACTGCTATTCCCAATTCCTGGACAGGCACCTCCAGAGCAACGGGTGA
- the LRR1 gene encoding leucine-rich repeat protein 1 isoform X2, translating to MIITSRRDYPLTKSFPFSLEHLQTSYCKLARIDTRVLCLKKLRKLDLSHNHIKQLPATLGDLVCLQELDLHDNHLEAFSGALCSSSLQKSLQFLDLSQNQIQALPIEFCQLRGLVQLRLDDNALLRLPCRIGQLSHLRFLSAARNKLPFLPSDFRKLCLENLDLFGNPFEQPNPLVPNIQLKIPLTLLECAARATVNHRIPYGCHLLPSHLCKDLEVAKTCRCGSACLSSFIQITVTMNLHHVAHTVVLVDNMGGTEAPILCYFCSLDCYSQFLDRHLQSNG from the exons ATGATCATCACTTCCAGGAGGGACTATCCCCTCACCAAGAgcttccccttctccctggagcacctgcagACCTCGTACTGCAAACTGGCCAGGATCGACACGAGGGTGCTGTGCCTGAAGAAGCTCCGCAAGCTGGACCTGAGCCACAACCACATCAAGCAGCTGCCAGCCACCCTGGGGGACCTGGTGTGTCTGCAGGAGCTCGACCTGCACGACAACCACCTGGAGGCCTTCAGCGGGgccctgtgcagctccagcctgcagaAATCCCTGCAGTTCCTGGACCTGAGCCAGAACCAGATCCAGGCGCTGCCCATTGAGTTCTGCCAGCTGCGGGGCCTGGTGCAGCTGAGGCTCGACGACAACGCCCTGCTGCGCCTGCCCTGCAGGATCGGGCAGCTGAGCCACCTGCGCTTCCTGTCGGCAGCACGCAACAAGCTGCCCTTCCTGCCCAGTGACTTCAGGAAACTCTGTCTGGAGAACCTGGATCTCTTTGGGAATCCTTTTGAGCAGCCCAATCCGCTGGTTCCCAACATCCAGCTGAAAATCCCATTGACTCTGTTGGAGTGTGCTGCCAGGGCCACCGTCAATCACAG AATCCCTTACGGCTGTcacctcctcccttcccaccttTGCAAGGATCTGGAAGTGGCCAAAACGTGCCGGTGTGGGAGCGCCTGCCTGAGCAGCTTCATCCAGATCACGGTGACCATGAACCTGCACCATGTGGCCCACACCGTGGTGCTCGTGGATAACATGGGAGGCACGGAAGCTCCCATCCTCTGCTACTTCTGCTCCCTGGACTGCTATTCCCAATTCCTGGACAGGCACCTCCAGAGCAACGGGTGA